ATTATCTTATATAAAAGATAGTATTGACCCAACGTTAACCTTTACCGCATCCTGCCGCCATGCTGTTTGTGGTGCGTGTGCAGTACGGGTTAATGGGCAGGCGACGTTGGCTTGCGAAACTTTGTTGGATAAGATGTTAGACCGTTGGAAAACTGATACTTTGCTAATTGAGCCTTTACAAAATTTTGAAGTAATTCGCGATTTAGTGGTTGATTGGGAAGCAAAAGTGGAACGACTAGCAGAAGTAAAGCCATGGTTGATACCTCGCGACGAATTCAGTAAAGAAACTGGGTGCCGGCAAACGCCTGAGGACTTCAAAAAAATTAACAAAAATTCGGACTGTATTTTATGTGGATGCTGTGCTTCGGAGTGTAATAAACTTAGCAGTAACGACAGAGATTTTCTTGGAGAATGTTTAAGGTTTTGTGTAAGTGGTAAATAATACCACTAAGGAGATGATCACTTATGCAAAACCTTGAAAACCTGACGGTAAAAGA
This sequence is a window from Carboxydothermus pertinax. Protein-coding genes within it:
- a CDS encoding succinate dehydrogenase/fumarate reductase iron-sulfur subunit, with the translated sequence MQKVTFKIRRFDGEKSWLQEYQFPYHPGKTILWALSYIKDSIDPTLTFTASCRHAVCGACAVRVNGQATLACETLLDKMLDRWKTDTLLIEPLQNFEVIRDLVVDWEAKVERLAEVKPWLIPRDEFSKETGCRQTPEDFKKINKNSDCILCGCCASECNKLSSNDRDFLGECLRFCVSGK